One Nicotiana tomentosiformis chromosome 1, ASM39032v3, whole genome shotgun sequence genomic window, tgcttgaacaaatgctaaaGACTctaatgatcagtgtaaacttcacaagacacgccatacaagtaatgcctccaaatcttgagcgcgtgaACAATAGccgccaactccaaatcatgaaatgGATAGTTCTTCTTATGGGGCTTCAACTTGCACgatgcataggaaatcaccctatcgtcctgcatcaacacacaactAAGACCAACATGCAAATCATCATAATAAATAGTATACATCCCCGATCCTAAGGGCAATACTAAATCTGGAgacgtagtcaaagtagtctagagcttttgaaagctctactTACACTCATTAGACCACCTGAATGAAGAACCCTTCTGaatcaacttggtcaatggatcTGCTattgatgaaaacccttccaGAAAGCGACGATAGTAACCAACCAGACCTAAGAAACTTCTAATCTCTATAGTGACAGAAGGTCagggccaactctgaattgcctaTATCTTCtttagatctaccttgatcccatcactagacaccacatggcccaagaatgccaccgagtccaggcaaaactcacacttggagaactttgcatacaacgtCTTCTCCCTTTAAGTCAAAAGCACAATCCTTAAATGTTGCTTATGATCCTCCCTACTACGAGAAtgtaccaagatatcatcaattaaCTTGCTAacgaaagaatccaaataaggattGAACACAGTGTTCATCAAATGCACGAGAGTCACgggggcattagtcaaactaaAAGATAttactaaaaactcataatgcccataacgagtcctgaaagcCATCTTAAGAATGTCTGAAGCCCTAatgttcaactggtgatacccaagatctcaagtcaatctttgagaacatcctagcaccctgaagctgaataaataaatcatcaacgcgtggcagtggatacttgttcttgatggtaaccttgtttaaTTGGTGGTAATTATTACACACTCATTGGCGCacccttcttctttacaaacaacactatcgcaccccaaggtgaaacactaggCTTGATGAACCCCTTATCCAGCAACTCCTACAAATGctccttcaatttcttcaactcaactggagccatacgatacagagaaaTAGAGATAGGCTAAGTGTCTGgtgccaaatcaataccaaaatcaatatccctatcgggtggcatgcacggtaggtctacaggaaacacatccggaaactcCTTCACCACTGGAACTAATTCAACAGTAGGAGTATAAGCACTAATATCTCTGACAAAAGCTAGatatgccaaacaccccttctcaaccatctgttgagccttcaAAAATATCACTCTACTAGGAGCGTCACCAAGGGAACCCCTCCATTCCAACCTTGGCAAGCTCGACATaaccaacatcacggtcttagcgtgacaatcaagaatagcatggtatAGAGATAGCCAATGCATatccaagatcacatcaaagtaCACCATATTTAACAATAGAAAGTCTGCCCTCGTCTCAGAACCACATATAGTGACCACACAAGATTGATAAACTCGATCCACCATAATGGAATCCCAAACCggtatagatacataaataggggtaACAATCAAATCacatggcatatccagataagaagcaaagtatgatgacatatatgaataagtagagccaAGATCAAACAATACCGAAGCATCTCTGTGGCACACCAAAGCAATACTTGTAATAACTGCATCAGAAGTGAAAACCCCATTCCTCGCTAGGAATGCAAAGCATCTAGCCAGACTTCCATTAGACTGcgctccacctctaggatgaccacGTCCTGGATGACCTCCACCTTGGGCTGGCTGAGCGAGTGGTGTAGCAATTGACGCAAGAATCATAGTTCGATGTCCCTACTGCCCTGAACCTCTGTGAAAATGGGGGCAGTATTTCTTGACATTCCTCAAGTCTCCATATTCATAGAAACTTCTGATTAGAAATGGCTAAGGGGTCTGAGTTGGACCCCGTGTACCATATCTACAGGAAGAACTttgtacagatgaaccctgaatagTTGGAGCGcaatgagaactctgcgctgggaGTGCGCTAAATGAAGACTGCACATGGGCTCCTCGACTGGGCGGTGGTGCATGATAAGCTGGCCTGGTGAAATAGCTTCTCCAAAGTCGACCTCAGCCTCTATATGAGGCACCAATAAA contains:
- the LOC138909230 gene encoding uncharacterized protein; the protein is MILASIATPLAQPAQGGGHPGRGHPRGGAQSNGSLARCFAFLARNGVFTSDAVITSIALVCHRDASVLFDLGSTYSYMSSYFASYLDMPCDLIVTPIYVSIPVWDSIMVDRVYQSCVVTICGSETRADFLLLNMVYFDVILDMHWLSLYHAILDCHAKTVMLVMSSLPRLEWRGSLGDAPSRVIFLKAQQMVEKGCLAYLAFVRDISAYTPTVELVPVVKEFPDVFPVDLPCMPPDRDIDFGIDLAPDT